CTCTTTACCCCAACGTCTGAAACCAATCAAAAGGAACGAACGTTCTGCCTCGAGTATATTTTTATACTATCTGTCACCATGAAAAAGACTATATATCTTTATGCCAAGACAAACCTTTAAAGTTAAAGATAAATGTCATAAGATTGTACACACGAGTTTCTCCTCAGAACAATGACACAATAATCTTCTCAATCTTGTATGTGACGTGATATGATTTAAAACCGTAGAAAATAGCGTCGGCACAGACCCGAGTGTTTTGCCTTTACACGAAACTCATATACAGTATTGTCTGGGGCCGGGTATGAAAACGACTCGTGAGGATAAAACGGAGGTTATCTTGCTCGTTTGAGGGCATAACTGTCAATGACGTAATCACATAGTCGCACCACAGTTTTGTTTTTCTTTTACCCTTTCGAACTGCATTTTACTTTGTTTTTTTTCATCACCCCATGTCTTGGCCACCGTGGTACTCTAGACTAGAGACCGAATCGAGCAAGGACGCTGCCAGGACGTCACCATGTGGCTCACCGTGAACGATCTTTGGTCTCGGACGCTGGAGGGTCCGCATATAAATTCCCCAGTGACCGGATTTCGAATCCAAGTAGCGGAACTCACAGCCGTGAACTTTTTACCAAAAAGCTAGAACATCCGGTTGCATTTTACTTTGTTCACTTATAGCTTTGTAAGTTTAATGAATGGAGAAAGTTATGAATGTTTAGATCTGTTTGCCAAGTGATTTAAAAGTAAAAGTAAAACGTTCTATTTTATTAACAACATACCAAAATATATACATCAGTTACATAGGTAAGTGTTGTATTATGAAGTCTAAAATTGATAAATTAATAGTATATTATATCATTTAGGTGTAACTAAAATACTAATTATCAATCAATTAATAAAAATTCAGCTAATATACTTTTAAATCACATTATTTGGTTATTGAACAGTTTTTTCTTGAGAAAAGAAAACTAAAACATTCTATATAACAAATAAATTACAATAATATACAGAAAAAAAATTCAACACATTTTTTAGTCATTTCATCTTTCAAATATCACATAAGTAACATAATCCATTAATTTGAGATTTTCTCTCATTTTCCTCATTTTGGAAAAAAAAATGAAGTAACTATCGGAGATTCCCTAACAAATCTTAAACCAATACTACGTATCTTATTACTTGAATTTGTTATTACTCTGGAAGGGAACATGTTTAAGAACAAACAAGAGAACTATACTGTTTATAAGGAAATATATACACGAATTGTTTTCTTAAAGTTGAAGTGACAAATGCAGCTTTCTATTGCTTTCTATTTCTATCGTGATATTAGAAAGAACAAATGATTTCTGTGTAGTGTTGGCTCTTACTACCACATGTGTTGGTTGTGCCATCATCATCATCATCATGCGCATCCACAGTAAACTCTGCTACATCTTCTGTAGCCAGCAGTTCTCTAAACGTGAGAACATCAGAGCCTTGCCTGTCGTTTCTATATGCCACGATTATATAACATCCATTTATTTATCTGTCGGAAATTGAATGGATCAACATTTATAATCAAAAAATCAAAACAATTTTCTTGTGTGGAAGGCAAATTTCTTTCTTTAATGGCACAAGTTGGAACATACTATGTTCTGTGTGAACAAAGCCCGTTTTTTTTACCCTTTTGAACGACGCCGTCACGCCGCCCGTTTTTCATTTTTTACGTTTTGCTTATGGAACTTCTCTCAGGCAACTGTCGGAAACAACTCGCCGATGACACTACAAAAAAACAGGGAGATTCTGATGGCCGAAGTCGTCAGAAATTCGTTGGAATAGACCGATTCCGACGAATTTCTGACGACCCAGTCCATCGGTATCTTTTTGTCGGAAAAAAAATATTCGTCAGAATTTCGTCAGACCTTCCGACGACTTTCTTACGAATACTGAGAAACGTCATTCTGACGATATTCCGATGCGGACACACAAGACCAGAGTTCATCGGAAAAACTATATACCGACGGAGAACGTTCCTCGGACTCTTCCGACGAATTGTGGGCGTCGGAATATACCGACAAAACACCGTCCGTCGGTATATTCCGACGAACTAGGTATATTCCGACGAATCCTAGTCTGTCGGAATATACCGACGAACAATGGTTCGTCGGTATTTTTCGAGGAATCTTCTCCGTCGGTATTTTCCGACGAGCCACTGTCCGTCGGTATATTCTGACCCCACAATTCGTCGGAATATATCAATTTTAAAAACGAATTAATTTTGCATTTTTATATATATTTTTATACTAAAAATTAATTAATAAATAAATAAAATCTGAAATTTAAAACTAATAATATTATAGAATTTAAATTCATACAAACCGAAATAGAAAAAAAAATATTCAGAAAGTTTTAAAAAACAGAAAAAAACTAAGAACTCGAAGACATCAAACGATCTAGCTTCTGTATTATCTCGGTGTTGAACTTCTTCTGGGATGCCAACTCAGCAAGGATAGTGACATTCTCCGAACGGATAGTGGCATTCTCAGAAAGGATAGTGGTGTTCTGCTCCTCCAATGCCCCAATCCGTTCATCTTTGTCATGTAGTTCCTCGAGAATCATGAGATCGGTATACGGAGCTTGCGAAGAAGATGCCGGATACGAAGAAGCACGACAGGCCAACCCAACTAAACGGGCTCTTTTTCTTTTAGAAACCGCCTAAAAAATATTAAAAGTTAGTAAACAATGGATATGTTAGTAATGGACATTATAATTCTATGTTGGAAACGACTCGCCGATGACGACTTTGCCGAGGATGTTGACCCCTTCGGTGGCTCTGACTGGATGTACGGCGGACGTTCGCTGAGAAGTCAAGAAAACGACGACGCTTTGGCTACGCTCGCGGACTTGGCGCCGCCTCCGCAGAAACTGAAACCCATCAGGTGTGTTGTTAATAAGGCTTCGCTGGAGGATCGGCATCCGCTTGATATTCTCGCTGGGAGTCTAGACAGGCTTCCGGAGATGGGGTTTCTTGAAGACGGCTGCTTCGATGCTCCTTTGGGGTCGAAGATTGCTGACGTGGAGGAAAGTGGTCAGTCGACGCGTGGGGTTGGGAAGGGTTTAGGGTTTGAAACGGAGGTTCAAGGTCAAATACATGGACATACACCTCGTGATGGTGTGTCTCTGAGGTAATAAGAACTTTTTGTGCATGTTCGTTTGGTCACACTTCAGTTTTTGGATCTGTTACTGTGAAAAAGTAATTACTTTTCACGTTTATTTGGTAGAATTAGACACTTTAATTCTATGTTGCTCTATTTACTTATAGATTGGTTTATTCTTTGAGGTAAAAGCGTTAAACTTTGGCAGATAAGCTAACAGATTGATGTGGCTGTCATTACAACCTTTTACAGTGATGGTTTTATTTGGTTTTGAGTGTTGTTAGGCTTCAAGTCAGTGATTTTTTGGCTCCCTTTACCAAACGCGCAAAAGCGGCATAATTTTCACAAATCTAGAAACAAAGTGGAATTAGAATCTGATTAGCTTTTCTAGCAAGTTTCTATTCGAAGGAGAGGTAGGTAGTGTATTATTGCTAAACTCCCTAACTTTGCAGAATTTCGGTAAAAAAAAAACACGACAAATGGTGTTCTCTCGATGGGTTTTGGTGATTTTCACCCTGTTCATAGCAGGCACCCTTTCAGAAAATTCTTGGCAGACGTTGAGTGGTTAGAAACATAGAGTCCTATCACTTTACCAAACATGATTGTTTATGGTGTTTTTACACTTTCTCTATGTTTTTTTTTGTTTTGGCAGGGAAACCTCCGGTTGTGATTGCTAGAGGTGGGTTCTCTGGTGTGTTTCCAGATTCCAGTAGTAAAGCATATCAATGGGTAAGTGTGACAATTTCACCAAACGTAGCTCTCTGGTGTGATCTTCAACTAACAAAGGATGGTGTCGGAATCTGCTTCCCTGATCGTAATCTTGACAATGGGTCCGATGTCACGGGCCTTTACCCAAATAAGAAAGAATGGTTCTCTGTTGATTTCACATGGAAGGATCTCTCTGATGTGAAGTGTAAATGTACTACCTTGAACCCTTTTTCAAATGTTTCCATACAAAGTTTCTGATAGTATCATTCAATCAGTGGTCCAGAACGTTAAGTCACGATCAGGAGTTTTCGACGGTTCCTACCAGATATTAACTGTTGAAATTGTAGCAGAACTAGGAGCTCCCGGCCTCTGGTTAAACATTCAGGTATACTCTTTTAACATTCCCTTGGTCACCATTTAGAAACACAATTAATCTTCTTCTTCTTGTCGTTCCTACACTTACAGAACAGTGCTTTCTACAAACAACCTAACTTGAGTATGAGAAACTATGTTCTCTCTCTATCAAAACGCGTGGAAGTCAACTTCATATCTTCTCCAGAGATCAGTTTCCTCAAGAGCATGAAAAAGGATGTGACAAAGCTCATCTTTAGGTTTCTGAATCAAGACCAGATAGAGCCATCCAAGAACCTGAGCTATATAAAAACGTTTTCATCTGGAATCCTTGTTCCAAAATCTTACATATGGCCCGTAGGTTCAGATCTTTACCTGAAACCTCACACGTCCCTTGTCACAGATGCTCATAGACAAGGTTTACAAGTTTTCGCCTCGGAGTTTGCCAATGATTTTACAGTTGCTTATAACTACAGCTATGATCCAACGGCTGAGTACTTGTCTTTCATCGACAATGGGAACTTCTCTGTTGATGGTTTCTTATCAGACTTCCCCGTGACTCCATATCGAGCCATCAGTAAGTAGAAAAGACATTATGAATTCAAACCCGAAAGTGAACCGAAAACCAAAAATTTCAATTTGTGTAGGTTCAAATCCGTTAAGAAAGTAACATTCTTGTTTGCCTGTCACAGGTTGCTTCTCTCATTTGGACACCAAAGATGAGAAGCCTGGTCGCATAACAATTATTTCGAGTGATGGAGCTAGTGGAGACTTCCCAGGATGTACTGATTTGGCATATGAGAAAGCTGTGAAGGATGGGGTTGACATTCTTGATTGCAATGTCAAAATGTCCAAGGACAAGATTCCTTTTTGCATGAGCTCCATAGATCTTCTCAACACCACTAATGTCTTTGGCACAAGCTTCAGAAACCTGTCATCAACAGTTGCAGAGATTCAGGAGAGAAGTGGAATCTACACTTTCAGCCTGACCATGTCTCAGATAAAAACCTTGAAGCGTAAGAACTCAACTACATTAAGACTTTTTGATCAAAGATTAAATATCTTGTTTTGCCCTTCATTGCAGCTGTTATTTCAACTCATAAGAAGGACCATGCTTTATTCAGAAACCCAAGAAACAAAAACGCTGGAAAGTTTCTTACATTATCAGAGTTCTTGCTTCTTGCAAACCGTTACAACTCTCTCTTCGGCGTCTTGATAAAAGTGGAGGTAAGAGCTCTGTTCTCAAGTCTTGTGTGTCAAGTAATAATAACATGGGATTATTGACTAAGTGAACCTTTTCTTGAAATACTATTTTATGTTTTCTTAGAATGCAGTGTATTTAGCTGAACATCAAGGAATCAATGTGGTCGATGCTGTGCTAGATAAAACGCATAACCAAACTACTCAAGAAAGCCTGACAACTTCAATATCAGTCTACTTCCAGTCAACTGATAAGTCTGTCTTAATCGCCTGTAACGAGAAGACTATACTCTCCCCTGGCCAACTTGTGTATAGAGTGGATAAAGACATCAGTAATGTCACAGATTCGGCAATCAATGCCATCTTGAGTTTCGCTGGCACTATTGTCATCAGTATGATCTCGGTCTTACCCTACAATGGAGGAGGGCTTGTCAGGCTTAAGAAGACGGATGTAGTTCCAAGACTGAAAGCACGTGGGCTTCGTGTGTTCGTAGAGACGTTTAGCAACGAGTTTGTCACTCTACCCCTTGATCTTTACTGGGATTCAACGGTTGAGATAGACTTCTTTTTCCGGAGTGCTAAGATTGATGGTATCATCACTGACTTCCCAGCGACCAGTGCAAGGTACAAAAGTAAAACCTCCTCTTCTCACTCTTGTTTCTTTAAAGTTCTTTTTTTATACAATCTGAGAAACGGATCACATTTGATTGCAGAGAACCAATGCTATAGAGAGACGAGTCTGTTTAGAACCGGTGAGCTCTTACCTTTCGCAAATCCAATGCTTCTTTCCCCAGCTCAACCTCCATATCCGTTACTAGTTAAGTCAGATGTCAAGGAATCGCCACTGCCTGAAGTAAGAAGCAAGCAGCCACCTCCTTCTTATGCGGCATCGAAGGCAGTGGCGAAAGCAATACAAGTCTACTGTCCGTTTAAAACCATTGTGGTTCTTGTGATCTTCTTTATCTCAGTTTAGTGTGCTTGTAACGAACTTAAACTGCATTATCAGGCAGTAAGACTATGAATAAAAAACAATTAATTAGTGTGCCATTCTTCTTTTTAGATTTCAATCAGGTATCTGAAAATTTAAAATAAGATAGTAATATGGCAATGGATAAGTTTAATTAATGTCCCTGCCAAAGAAAGGTCATCACTTGGACGTCGGCTGTGATTACTGGTTTGGTACAAAAGGAGTTGCATGAAGATGGTTTAAGATTGTTCAGTTTGATGCGTAGAGGAGTTGTTCACCCATACTCAGTAACTTATCTGAGTGCTCTATCCGCTTGTTCAGGCTCACAGAGGGTAATACAAGGGAAACAGATTCATGCTCTTTTGTGGAAACTTGGGATTGAATCAGAGTTACGCATTGAGAGTATGCTAATGGATATGTACTCTAAATGTGGAAGCATTGAAGATGCCTGGAAGATCTTTGAGTCTGCTCAAGAAACTGATGAAGTTTCGATGACTGTGATGTTAGTTGGTTTAGCAAAAAAAATGGGTCAGAGGAAGAGGCTATACATTTCGTCATTAGAATGCTTCAAGCTAGCGTAGAGATCGGTTCAAATGTAGTTTCAGCTGTTCTTGGAGTCTCGTTTGTTAGCAACGGACTCATCAACATGTCATCAACATGTACTCAAAATGTGGAGATCTAGATGATTCACTCAGTGTCTTTTGTCTTTAGAAGAATGTCAGAAAGGAACTACGTTTCATGGAACTCAATGATCGCATCGTTTGCTCGCCATGGACACGGATTACCTGCCTTGAAACTAGCCCAGACGTGAATCCCACAGATGTTACCTTTTTGTCACTGCTCCATGCTTGTAGCCATGTAAAGCTGATCAACAAAGGCCAAGAGCTCTTGAAAACTATGCAAAATGTCCATGGAATCGAGCCTAAGACTGTGCATTATGCTATGTAACGTTGACATGTTGGGCCGAGCTGGTCGTCTAGAAGAATATATGCCTAATGCCGCTGAGCAGTTGTTTCAGTCTTCACCTGATAGCTCAGTTCCCTCATATTCTGATGGCCAACATATACTCATCTAGAGGACAGTGGAAGGAGAGGGAGAAGACGATCAAGACAATGAAAGCAATGGGAGTGCGTAAAGAAGCAGGCGTAAGTTGGATTGAAATCGAGAATCAAATACACATATTTTCTGTTGACGACAAGTTACATCTACAAGCAGAGGCTGGCTATACATGATGTTCTTTCTGAATTGTTTGTTGTTATGTTAGATGAAGGTTACAGAACTGATAAGACGTGTTTTCTCTTTTAATACAATGGATACAGCTGTCGTAGCGCCTTAATATGCCTTCCATCTAAATGGAATCATTAATTCAATCTAACTCAAAAAAAATTGATGAAATAAATAGTTTTTAAAAATCAAATAATATATAAACATATACAAAAAAAGTATTTCAAAATGTTATAAATTAAATGGTGACATTTTAGTTAAGAGATAACTTAAAATATATATAAAAACTAAACTTATTTTTTTTTCCAATAGTTTATGTGTTATGAATTACCTAGAAAACAAATCAAACTATTAAGATAAAACAGTTTATTTTTCAAGGTACAAGAGCATTAAAATTTTTGGACAAAAACAAAAACTTAAGTTATTATTTAATTTTATATTTGATGGATATACAAGTTTTTAGATGAAACATGTACCAAACACTATTACATATTTACATACTATTTCTCATATATTAAAATAGTCAACTAATTTATAATTAACACCAAATTAAGAAAATAATAGATGAGAAGTTACATAAATGTAATAAATAACTAGGATGGGACTCGCACTTAGAAGCACTTGATAACTTTTGTTTTGTAAAATTAATTTGATTTTATATGTATTTGTCTTGTTTTCCAGCATTTCCTTCTTCTTATACCAACATTTTTCAGTAACATGTTTTTTTTTCTGCAGGTGCAATCAGTATCATTGTTAGAATCCTAAAATCGCGAGAATGACAGTTGTAATGTATAGAATCCCAGTTTTCCTCCACCTTGTTAGTTTTTTAATTTGGACATAAAGAAAATTCATACCATTGTAGAAGCCGAAAACCCTGATTGGCATAGACAATAAAATAATAAACGATATTAAGGAATGAACGATTCATATGAGACATAGAGTCGAAATATAATCTCTTTCCTTAACTCTAAATATTTCCGTAATGAGACGGGACTGTACAAATATCGAGTCCCAAGATAAAACCATGGCAGACGATTCACGCTTCATTACATTATTTCTCATATCGAGTTCCAGGATAAAACCTTGGCAAAAAAACCAAAAATAATTTGGTCAAAAAAAAAATTATTGGGCCAGAACCCTCCGCCAAATCCCAAGCGGAACCGGTCAACTTCCGTAAAGTTTCTAACGAGTGATCTGTCTTAAGACGTATTTATAATACAGAGATACATTCAACTTACCAGATGTGGGAGAAAGTTGGGTTTATAACACTTGTCCATTTTGACAGTGTTTTTTACATTCCGAGTTCATCACTTCATCACATTATTTCTCATTCAATTTAGATTTTTTTTTGACATATGAATATACTGGATTGTAGTGCTCACAAGCTTCCCAACAAGCTAATAATCCGGTAATGAAAACCACGGGGTTGGCCGGAAAAGCCACCGGAAAAGTAAAACAAAATCAGCCTTTATATTCTGTTATAAAACATAGTTCCAACAACCATTTCTTGGAGAGATTAAAGATGATGAACATGGAAAACTGAGGAATATATTTCTTAAGATACTGAAGAACAATTTGTAGTTTACACGTAAGATCTTCAAAACACCTGAAAATGAAAGAAAGTTGAAAGTATCCATTGCTAGTCAATGAAAATCAATTTTTATTGAGAACTTGTTCGGGTATTTCTACATTTCGGATATCTGTTAAAATGCCCACCCGTAGCCTAGACCTTCCCTATGTTTGTAGAGGAAGTGTTTGAAGCTAGGTTGTATGGAAACGGAAACAGATACGCGGAAACGAAACGTTTCGAAACGTGAAAAAGTGATTTTTGAATTTTTTTGCTTTGGAAACGTTGTAGAAACATCTATATATATATATATATATATATATTAATATTTTCATTTATTTTTATTATGTTTTGTATATCTTAGAATATAAAAAAATAGCCATTAACCATACAAAAATAAAATAAGTCATTATTAAACATCAAAGTCACATAAAAAATCAAAATAACAAAAATCCAGTAGTTAAATATTCTAACTTCCATCTTAGCGTGTTTTTTTCTACACGATTTTAGATTTAACTAAATAGGAATAACATTAAGGGAGAACTAGAGAAATGAGACATTTTGAACTTTTGTTTGTCACAATAAGACTTCTCATACTTTTGGCAATTCTGGACATGTTTTACCCTTCTTTAATGGAAAAATAGTAAATTGAATTTTAAAAATGTAAAAAAATATGAAAAGTGTTGGAAACAAAATTATGACAATATACATGTTTAAACTTTTAAAAAAAAAAAAATTGAAATCATACTTTGTTTTATCTTCTAGGTATAGTTAGAATACTCATTCTGGTAATCTACCTAGTTTATATGTCTGATTCTAAGTTTTAAACATAGATATATCAAGGGTATATACCGTAAACTACACTTTCTTGTATATTAGCAAAGATAGAACCGGTTACGTTATAATAAAAAAAAATGTCTTCGGTATACCTACAGCTTGATAACGATATATAGCCACAACTCAATGATATAGGTCAGTTACATTATATGACGTCTACAGGAAGAATACATTTCTCACCAATTATACGGTGTTCTGCTTAGGTAGTGTACATATTATCGGCAAATCGTGAAAATATGGAAACTTCTTTAAAACTTCCATATTCGGTTAAAGAAGTTTCCTAAATCTAAAGTAAATCTACCCTAAATCTCTCAAAATATATTGGAGAATATTTTCTCCACGTTCTTCTCCACCTCCTCCTCCCACGATCTTTTTCTCTTCGTTTGTGTTTCTCTCTTCTTCATCCACAAAGGCATCTCTTCTCTCTATCAATACAACATGGTTCTAATCTATGTTAAATCTGGTGAATGGGTGTCTAGTTGCAGTGAAGAGTGGAGTTTCGTGGTAGACACAGCAAGGCGTGGTCCAATGGTAACATTAGAAACTACTATATCATTGGAGAAGCTCAAAAGGATCGTGTGTGAGGACCATATCTTCTCTCTATCAATACAACATGGTGAAAAAAAATTGCATTGCTGAGGTTTTACCTCTATTTGTATTTTCCAGTAACAAGATCAAGGACAAAAAATCTAGATAAAATCTTAGAGGGAAGTTCAAAGTGTAACATTTATTGAAGTTTTAATCGTTGTAACCAGAGAAACATGAAAACATTATCAGGTGAAACTTTGATAGAAAAAAAATTGCATTGCTGAGGTTTTACCTCTATTTGTATTTTCCAGTAACAAGATCAAGGACAAAAAATCTAGATAAAATCTTAGAGGGAAGTTCAAAGTGTAACATTTATTGAAGTTTTAATCGTTGTAACCAGAGAAACATGAAAACATTAACAGGTGAAACTTTGATAGAAAAAAAATTATATTGCTGAGGTTTTACCTCTATTTGTATTTTCCAGTAACAAGATCAAGGACTCTTCATAAACAGCCTCAAGCCATTAAAATCATTCGATAAAGAAACAATTACAGAGCATAATGAAAATGTTACAAGCTCTAAAACTTTTGATTTGAAACCAGAACGTTTATAAAATGATCCAGAATTTCATCATGAGCCATGAACCATGAGAATCTGAATGAAGGAAAATGAAAGAGAAACTAATAGCTTCACAACTCCAATTATTGTTGCTTGAACCTCATTTGGTTCCCTTGACCCTCTCAGTCCAGAGTAGTACTCGCTTGCTGCAACTTTGTGTCTTGCACTGAGGGCTATAGTATCACCCACTTGATACAGCACACGAAAGTCAATTTATCTTCCAAGACTAGTGAACAAATCTTTTATGTTGAAACTCTTATCTTCGAGGTTGTAGACGCTGAAAAATGAAACGGTGCACAGTTATGTGCATAATCAACGATTAGAAAAGATGGATTTCTTACATGCACTAATCCCACTACATAAACAAATCACTTAAGTCTACAAAGTTATCACCTTTACGCTTACCAAGAGGGGAGATATTTGACTTTGCCATTTAGAAATCTTCTCTCTACATGATCTCAGCTTCTCTTTCTCACAACCATATAAATAACCAAACCAGTCAAAACTTATCAAAACATATACGTAACAAGAAGTCAAAATCGAAAAGAACAATACTTCTTGAAACTGATATACAAGGAGGAAGACGAAAGAGAGAAAAGCGACGAAAAGAGAAACAAATCAAATCATAAAAATTAGGTTTTAAAAAATTAGGTTTTAAAATCAAATTAACACATACCCTATGTGAGGAATCGTAGGATTATTATGAAAGTGTAACGAAGTGTAGAATTGAACCAACGAGAGAAGACGGTGAAGAGCGAAAACAAGGATGAAGAAACAGAGAATATAGAAGAAGAAACAGAGAAGAAAACACTGAGATTTGAGAACAAAGAACATAGATGAACACATAACCATGTGAGGAAGAAGAAGAAGAACGCGAAGAGGAGAAAAGGATCTGTAGAGAAGAAATAGAAAGTAACAAAAAGAATTTGGGTTTAGCCGATGTATTCACCTTTTTCGGTTTTTTTTTTAACTTAACGAAATTGTATTAAAAACAAATAGGAATATGTTATATTTTAAATTAATTTAATTTTGGAAAATCTAAGAGCATAATTAGGCCTGAGACTTATTATCCGAGATCCGGATTCGATCCGAGATCCGCTCCGGATCCGCTCCGAAAATAGGATATTCGGGGTGCCCGGATCCGAATCCGGATAGTAAAATCTTGGATCCGTCCAAACCGGATCCGGATCCGGATATCTTAATTGTTAGGTCCGGATATCCGGATCCGGATCCGTACTTTTAAAACACATTAACTTTTTAAATTTCATTAATATTTATATTTTATATAATAATATTTATACATAAATTATGTAATATTATATTTTAGTTTTTACAATATTATAGACATATATATATATATATATATATATATATATATATATATATATATATATATATATATAAACGAAATTGTATTAAAAACAAATAGGAATATGTTATATTTTAAATTAATTTAATTTTGGAAAATCTAAGGGCATAATGGTATTAACAGTAATTAAAATTCTAATATGACAAAAAATCTAGATAAAATCTTAGAGGGACAAACCCAACTTTTAAGTGTCTTTTTTTTCCAATTTTTCCTAACATTAATTAGGCGTCTTAACTTATCAAAATAACAAACTAATCCTTATATTTATTAATTATTTATAAAATTTGTTCTAAAATAAAACAAAGAATTTCTCGAGTATTGGAAGCTTGGTAACTCCAGAGAGAGAAAGTAAATCTACTTTGGGTCTGGCGTACGGCTGGCGCGTGAGCGAGCGTGCCGTCGCCGGAGTCCTCCAATCTTCGTTAAGATGCTTTTACTCTGCTTCTCCTTCGCCTGCTATCCCCGAATGCCTTGTCTGAGCTCTGATCCAGCTCCCAACCGTCATCGTCAACTCGGGGAGTGAACCGACATCGAGGGTGGCTAAGCGGCTGGAGTAACGACGCGGTCATGTGGAGGGTTTTGGCGTGGTGAAGTAGGCTTGTCAGTTTAAGTTTTGAATCCGGGAGGTGGAGGCTTATCCAGCTCCGTCGCCGCTGGCCTAGTCTC
This genomic interval from Brassica oleracea var. oleracea cultivar TO1000 chromosome C2, BOL, whole genome shotgun sequence contains the following:
- the LOC106322742 gene encoding glycerophosphodiester phosphodiesterase GDPDL5-like isoform X1, which produces MVFSRWVLVIFTLFIAGTLSENSWQTLSGKPPVVIARGGFSGVFPDSSSKAYQWVSVTISPNVALWCDLQLTKDGVGICFPDRNLDNGSDVTGLYPNKKEWFSVDFTWKDLSDVKCKLVQNVKSRSGVFDGSYQILTVEIVAELGAPGLWLNIQNSAFYKQPNLSMRNYVLSLSKRVEVNFISSPEISFLKSMKKDVTKLIFRFLNQDQIEPSKNLSYIKTFSSGILVPKSYIWPVGSDLYLKPHTSLVTDAHRQGLQVFASEFANDFTVAYNYSYDPTAEYLSFIDNGNFSVDGFLSDFPVTPYRAISCFSHLDTKDEKPGRITIISSDGASGDFPGCTDLAYEKAVKDGVDILDCNVKMSKDKIPFCMSSIDLLNTTNVFGTSFRNLSSTVAEIQERSGIYTFSLTMSQIKTLKPVISTHKKDHALFRNPRNKNAGKFLTLSEFLLLANRYNSLFGVLIKVENAVYLAEHQGINVVDAVLDKTHNQTTQESLTTSISVYFQSTDKSVLIACNEKTILSPGQLVYRVDKDISNVTDSAINAILSFAGTIVISMISVLPYNGGGLVRLKKTDVVPRLKARGLRVFVETFSNEFVTLPLDLYWDSTVEIDFFFRSAKIDGIITDFPATSARYKKNQCYRETSLFRTGELLPFANPMLLSPAQPPYPLLVKSDVKESPLPEVRSKQPPPSYAASKAVAKAIQVYCPFKTIVVLVIFFISV
- the LOC106322742 gene encoding glycerophosphodiester phosphodiesterase GDPDL5-like isoform X3 gives rise to the protein MVFSRWVLVIFTLFIAGTLSENSWQTLSGKPPVVIARGGFSGVFPDSSSKAYQWVSVTISPNVALWCDLQLTKDGVGICFPDRNLDNGSDVTGLYPNKKEWFSVDFTWKDLSDVKCKLVQNVKSRSGVFDGSYQILTVEIVAELGAPGLWLNIQNSAFYKQPNLSMRNYVLSLSKRVEVNFISSPEISFLKSMKKDVTKLIFRFLNQDQIEPSKNLSYIKTFSSGILVPKSYIWPVGSDLYLKPHTSLVTDAHRQGLQVFASEFANDFTVAYNYSYDPTAEYLSFIDNGNFSVDGFLSDFPVTPYRAISCFSHLDTKDEKPGRITIISSDGASGDFPGCTDLAYEKAVKDGVDILDCNVKMSKDKIPFCMSSIDLLNTTNVFGTSFRNLSSTVAEIQERSGIYTFSLTMSQIKTLKPVISTHKKDHALFRNPRNKNAGKFLTLSEFLLLANRYNSLFGVLIKVENAVYLAEHQGINVVDAVLDKTHNQTTQESLTTSISVYFQSTDKSVLIACNEKTILSPGQLVYRVDKDISNVTDSAINAILSFAGTIVISMISVLPYNGGGLVRLKKTDVVPRLKARGLRVFVETFSNEFVTLPLDLYWDSTVEIDFFFRSAKIDGIITDFPATSAREPML
- the LOC106322742 gene encoding glycerophosphodiester phosphodiesterase GDPDL5-like isoform X2; protein product: MVFSRWVLVIFTLFIAGTLSENSWQTLSGKPPVVIARGGFSGVFPDSSSKAYQWVSVTISPNVALWCDLQLTKDGVGICFPDRNLDNGSDVTGLYPNKKEWFSVDFTWKDLSDVKLVQNVKSRSGVFDGSYQILTVEIVAELGAPGLWLNIQNSAFYKQPNLSMRNYVLSLSKRVEVNFISSPEISFLKSMKKDVTKLIFRFLNQDQIEPSKNLSYIKTFSSGILVPKSYIWPVGSDLYLKPHTSLVTDAHRQGLQVFASEFANDFTVAYNYSYDPTAEYLSFIDNGNFSVDGFLSDFPVTPYRAISCFSHLDTKDEKPGRITIISSDGASGDFPGCTDLAYEKAVKDGVDILDCNVKMSKDKIPFCMSSIDLLNTTNVFGTSFRNLSSTVAEIQERSGIYTFSLTMSQIKTLKPVISTHKKDHALFRNPRNKNAGKFLTLSEFLLLANRYNSLFGVLIKVENAVYLAEHQGINVVDAVLDKTHNQTTQESLTTSISVYFQSTDKSVLIACNEKTILSPGQLVYRVDKDISNVTDSAINAILSFAGTIVISMISVLPYNGGGLVRLKKTDVVPRLKARGLRVFVETFSNEFVTLPLDLYWDSTVEIDFFFRSAKIDGIITDFPATSARYKKNQCYRETSLFRTGELLPFANPMLLSPAQPPYPLLVKSDVKESPLPEVRSKQPPPSYAASKAVAKAIQVYCPFKTIVVLVIFFISV